The following is a genomic window from Lepisosteus oculatus isolate fLepOcu1 chromosome 24, fLepOcu1.hap2, whole genome shotgun sequence.
ACGGCAGTTCAGGCCCTTGAATGAACCACTCcggtttgtttttaattatttttcaatataatGAAATAgataagccagcagccatatcaccctgcaactcacaactggcagcccactggagctcatcagcaggtgtgatcctgggtagtacctggatgggagacctcctgggaaaaactaaggtcgctgctggaagaggtgttagtggggccagtagagggtgctcaccctgcagtctgtgtggctcctaatgccccagtgaaAAAAGGCGCCGTTCCTTTGGAATgaaacgtaaaactgaggtctacTGAAGTTGTTCTCAGCCCTTCCTCAGAGAAACTcctctttttctccttttcagtTTTATGACTTGTGTGAGCTCTTCAGAACAGGCGGCCAGGTTCCGGACACAAACTACATTTTTATGGTAAGATCCTTTGCAGGAAATATCACTTTGTGTATCAGGCAGGTTATCACGTTGTTGATTTGCAGCTTTCGTTTCTCAGAGTCCTTTTTGTCCTGTTTTAACTGCGTGTCCGAAGTGAGCTGCTTCTGTCGAGGGTTAACCGAAAAGAGTTGTTGGTTTTATATGCACTGAAAAGTAACTGTTTCCACTTACCATTTAAAGTGAAACCTCGGTGATCTTGCATCTTCTGGCAAAGCTTATGCTGTGTTTACTGACATCAGTGTCTAACAACTGATCTTGCCAGCTCATTATCATGTGAGATCTCATAACAGAAAGGTGGCCTGCTTTAAGTGTTAGAAAAGGAATCCCAGTATTTCTGTTTCATCTGTTATGCTGTACTTCACGTGATAGAAAGATGCTAAAATGCTGTACTTATGGTGTTGACatattttgtgtaaaaaaaaaaaaagattaagctTCTTTTTATGTTATTGATTATTTTTGGTGTTTGCCATCCAGTGCTGAAGTTGTATTTTGTCGATTCAATAGACAGGGGGAAGGATCACATTTCCTCCTGCTGTTCAGCGGGGAGGTTTCTCTTTAGTTCTGCCTTCTGCTGTTGTGCCAGTCTGAGCTGCCTGACTGGGTGGCCCAGGTCTCATGGCATGCCTTCCTATTGCAGGGCGACTTCGTAGACCGGGGATATTATAGCCTGGAGACCTTCACCTACCTCTTAGCCTTAAAAGCCAAGTGGCCTGACCGCATCACGCTGTTGCGAGGAAACCACGAGAGCCGACAGATCACCCAGGTGTACGGCTTTTACGGTAAGGGATGCGTTTTTAATCCTTAAACAAGAAACTCCAATATGAACAAAATACATTAGCTGAGGGATTGCAGGCATGGGTAGGAATTCCAGACCCGGATTGCTAGCCATTGTAACTTTGTAGCTGCTCACAGTAAGCACATTGTCAGAGGACATCTTAAGCACGGAAGGTTCAAAAGAAGCTGAGCGCATTAATTGATTACATATTGCTATGTTATTTCTGTGGAACCATTATGAAATAACTGCAGATGACCAAGTGTAGTTAAATGAAGGTCATTAAAATGAGATTTAAAGTAATGTAACTTAGTTTGTAGATGTGCATCAGGAGCCATTGCTTTATTCTGTAAAGCATTTTCACGAGACAAAATTCGGCATTTCTTCAGATAGTAATTATGACATTATTTTGAACctccttttttccccctttccTGTTCACTAAATCCTTTGTACGCTAGATCTGGCAAAAATTATACTTGCAGTCCAAATACACTTCAGTGAGTTTTTTACAGGTTTCCTTCAGGTCTTTTATTACCAGTTGTCTTGTATTTTGCTCTACATCTTACTTTGATGAGTACCCTGGTCTCTGGAGCTGTAAAGCTCTAGTTCTGAGATACCCTGTGCCTCACCTACACCAACATTGGTAGCATCCAGAGCGAAgccatagattttttttaaatcggatattcttctcttttttctttttgcagacGAGTGCCAAACCAAGTATGGAAATGCAAATGCCTGGCGATACTGCACTAAAGTGTTTGACATGCTTACCGTAGCAGCTGTGAGTGCACCTCTGTTGTCATGTAACTCCAGGCTAGGCTCCTTCTGTCCACGCAGAAATCACCACCATGCAAACGGTTTCTTTCAGTTtccaaatttaaataaatccttttttttttccccaaaattaaAAAGCACTTCTAATTCATAACTAGCGCCATAATGTTTGATTTTTGCAGTGTAATAGGGGCAAGTGACAATAACAGTGGAGTGGGTTACCTCCTGTCATTAAATGAACACTATTCTGATTTAACACGTTCTGGCGTATTACATTCAAACTCGCCGTGCTTTGAGTTTGATATGAAGTGTCTGTAATAATGAGGTTCTGATGCCAAAACCCAGCTCTGCGGCCCCTGATGTGTGCTCTGTCTGCCTCGTGTCCAGCTGATAGACGAACAGATCCTGTGCGTCCACGGGGGCCTTTCTCCTGACATCAAGACCCTGGATCAGATCCGCACCATCGAGCGCAACCAGGAGATCCCCCACAAGGGGGCGTTCTGCGATCTGGTGTGGTCGGACCCCGAGGATGTGGACACGTGGGCCATCAGCCCCCGGGGAGCAGGCTGGCTGTTCGGGGCCAAGGTCACTAATGAGGTCAGCGGCCGTACCTTTCATCTCTCCTTCCTTTACAGATCGCACTGCGGCAGTGGTTACTACGgttttactgtatgtggaagaCTTGGGCATATAGTAAGGTCCCTCAGCTTAGTTCAGGGAAATACGGGTCATATAGCGCACCCagaattaatgtaattaaatgtattcatttaaaatatcctTAACCTTAGGAAGACATTGCATACTATGTAAACCTCTGTTCTGGcaaaaagaatattttacagttaatggagATGACGAATGTGCACCTACATGCATCCAACACTTCTCTCTTCGAATGCTTGTTggctgatttttgttttagctGCAGCCAAGCTTGTCTTCTAGCATGTTGTTCACTGCACAAAGACACTTTTGCTCCACTGACGGCGCGACCCCTGAATCCTGTTTCAGGATGTGCTTTTGGATTGTCCTTGGGGCTGTGAAACTGGGAAGTGATAGGAAGGCCTGAAAAGACCTCCTGGAGACCTGCGGCACTTGCGTTGCGCTGACCTTTAACTGCATCGTGCCGTAGTTTCAACagtgtattctttttttatgcGTTTTAGATCTTGAAGCTTAATGCCATTCTTATTTCGACAAGTTATTCTCTAGCTCTCTGGAAAGAGATGTAATGTAATTCCCATTTCAGTACATGTAAAAGGTTTTCATTATGCAAACTTTTGTGTCACGAGCTGTTTGAGGCACAAATCCCCTCTGTAAACTGAGGTGGTGTGCGTCTATATTGCGAGTTCTGTAGGTTCTTGGATAAGGGTTTATTCTAACctgtaaacactgctctgtggacTGATATCACACTCCGCACCTGTGGTGAGACAGAAGCAGCTCGCCTTATTTTGTAATTGGCAGGGTTTTAGTGTTTTTATCTGTGAAACAGAATTGGCAAAATACAAGGTTAAATGAGCGTTgcctgataaaaaaaacactgacaaaTCAAAAGGTAAAACACATACCGCAGAtctaaatggtaaaaaatgctgtCGATTTCTGTCCGGGAAACCGATAGGTGCCCGTCCAGCCCTTCTGGGATTTTACTGTGTAGATCGTGACGTGTGCATGAGGCTGCCGGTCCTGCGAATTAATGCGTCTTCCGCTGTCACCTTCCCCCGCCCCAGTTTGTTCACATCAACAACCTGAAACTCATCTGCCGGGCCCATCAGCTGGTCCACGAGGGCTACAAGTTCATGTTCGACGAGAAGCTGGTGACGGTGTGGTCCGCCCCCAACTACTGCTACCGCTGTGGAAACATCGCCTCCATCATGGTGTTCAAGGACGTCCACACGCGGGAACCCAAGCTGTTCCGCGCCGTGCCCGACTCCGAGAGG
Proteins encoded in this region:
- the ppp6c gene encoding serine/threonine-protein phosphatase 6 catalytic subunit, whose amino-acid sequence is MAPLDLDKYVEIARQCKYLPENDLKRLCDYVCDLLLEESNVQPVSTPVTVCGDIHGQFYDLCELFRTGGQVPDTNYIFMGDFVDRGYYSLETFTYLLALKAKWPDRITLLRGNHESRQITQVYGFYDECQTKYGNANAWRYCTKVFDMLTVAALIDEQILCVHGGLSPDIKTLDQIRTIERNQEIPHKGAFCDLVWSDPEDVDTWAISPRGAGWLFGAKVTNEFVHINNLKLICRAHQLVHEGYKFMFDEKLVTVWSAPNYCYRCGNIASIMVFKDVHTREPKLFRAVPDSERVIPPRTTTPYFL